In a genomic window of Bicyclus anynana chromosome 5, ilBicAnyn1.1, whole genome shotgun sequence:
- the LOC112049268 gene encoding uncharacterized protein LOC112049268, producing the protein MDAKFDVRMFTLDPNAIRDLLKMYKNYPCLWDQTDLLYCNKDARKEAYEAILKKMKTYHEDITMDICKRKLENMRATYKREVRRMMAATQRGDSYRTTLWYFDLFSFIDGGTVVSRNYKESRDGADDDDNDETQPDIDNDEPHAEPEFSPYYAEYLDEEPTSKKSKKSDSYISKRVKEEETNPNISGVFLTGPDPEEPIVFNEINEAVAFGRAVGLQLKELDGLQRVIAEKLISDTIFHARLNKLTTNSTIHLNSDFGNI; encoded by the exons ATGGACGCTAAGTTTGACGTTCGAATGTTCACACTCGACCCCAACGCGATCAGAGACCTCTTGAAAATGTACAAAAACTATCCTTGTCTATGGGACCAAACCGACTTGTTATACTGCAACAAAGACGCAAGGAAAGAAGCGTACGAagcgatattaaaaaaaatgaaaacttaTCACGAAGATATAACAATGGACATTTGTAAGAGGAAGCTTGAGAACATGAGAGCGACATACAAACGGGAAGTTAGGAGG ATGATGGCAGCGACGCAAAGAGGCGACAGCTACCGTACCACACTGTGGTACTTCGATTTATTCTCGTTCATCGACGGCGGTACGGTGGTATCTCGTAACTATAAAGAATCCAGAGATggtgctgatgatgatgacaatgacgaAACCCAACCGGACATTGACAAtgat gagCCACATGCCGAACCGGAATTTTCCCCATATTACGCTGAATATTTAGATGAAGAACCAACATCAAAAAAGAGCAAAAAATCAGACAGTTACATATCGAAAAGAGTAAAAGAAGAAGAGACTAATCCAAATATATCTGGAGTTTTTTTAACCGGCCCTGATCCCGAGGAACCTAttgtatttaatgaaataaatgaggCAGTTGCATTCGGCAGGGCAGTTGGACTGCAACTGAAGGAATTGGACGGGTTACAAAGAGTCATAGCTGAGAAATTGATCTCCGACACGATCTTCCACGCTAGGCTGAACAAATTGACTACAAACTCAACGATACACTTAAATTCCGACTTTGGCAATATTTAG